In Chitinophagaceae bacterium, the DNA window TGCGCATCTCCTGCCAGGCCCAGTCCCCACAATGGTGTTGTTCTCCACTCCGATGGTTTCGCGGTTCCTTCTGTGTAATGATCATTCAATCCTACGCCCATATCATGCACCAACAGATCAGTATAAGGATGAAACTCTTGATAGGAAAGCGGTTCAATAGGAGAGAATCCGGTTTTCAACGTCTGCCGGTGACAACTTTCACACCCAATGTTTATGAAAATATTCTTTCCTGAAACAACTTGAGCGTCATTTTGATCACGTTGTATAGGTGCCTGTAATCCTTGCAGGTAAAAAACAGTTGCATTCACACTTGCGTCAGAAATTTCAGGATCGGCAGTTTGCACAGGGTTCAGGCCTGACAAATAATTAAATGGATTATTAGGAAGAAAAGAAGTGGTGACACCAATATCCTGGTTGAAGGCCTGCACGGTTTGTTGATGTAAATTATAAGTACTTGCTTTTCTTCCGAAACGGCAGATATATTTTCCGCCTTTTGAAACGGCATCCGGAAACGGTATAACATAATCCGGAATCGTATTCCAATTAGGATGCCCTCGCACACCATCCGGATGGGTGATGTTTGCTTCTGCCATGGCAATAATATCAGCATCGGATACCAATTCAAGAAAACCCACGCCACTTGCAATAGGAGCCGTAAATTTTGATGAAGTGGCTCCTGCAGGAATTTCTTCAGGTGAATGACCTTGTATTGCGCGGTTTTGCAATTGAGGTCCGCCCATGGCTAAAAACCGGTTGCCTGCAGTATCGGGTTGCCCGAATCTTGTTAAGATGGTGAAAAGATGTCCGCGATTATCTCCGGCATGACAACTTCCGCAACTGGTGGCAACGAAAACGGGACCCAGTCCTGTTTCAGTATGATACACTTCATCAAACTCACCTGCGCCTTCATTAAAGAGTTTGTATTGTGCACTAGTCATTCCGTCAAGAGGCGCATCCATTACTGTATCTGCGACAGGTGCAGCAGGTTCTAATTTAGTGCAGGAATACACGGCCAATGCCATCAGGCCGGGCAAAAGGAAAAGGAGAAGCTTAGGTTTCATTGGAGGAAAGGATATAGTGCGCAAAGATGTGAAGATTGCGGTCTGTGGATGTTATTCAAAGTGGAAAATCTGTAACCCAAAAGGGAAAATTAATTCCGCGGCAATTCACTGGGGAAAACTCCTGTTAGTTTTTTGAAAGCCGCGCTGAAGTTGCCTGCACTTGAAAATCCGATTTCATTGGCAATCTGCGAAACGGAATTACCTGTAGTGGTGAGCAATAGTTTGGCCTTCAGCATTCTTTGTTCCTGCACAAAATCGTAAACAGTGCTTCCGAATAATTCTTTAAATCCTTTTTTCAGATAGCATTGATTGATTCCTGTTTGTAGCGCCAATGCGGGAATGGTGGGCGGACTGTTTAAACTATTCAAGATGATTTTCCTGGCTTCGAAAAGTTTCTCTTTCTCCATAGGACGAGCGAGAAATTTACAGGAGTCGCAACCGGTTTGTGTTGATGTACTACATTTTTGAAAACATAGCAGGAGCGCGAGTGCTTTGCTTTCGAGAAACATATTCCGGAAAGCTCCCTGCAGTTTGCAGGTTAGAATTTCATGGAGCAGCAATTGACTGTTGCAACAAATCTCGTGTTGCTGGTATTCTGAAAATTCTTCTATCGGGAAAGTGTGATCATTAACTGAAAAAGCTTGCAGGTACTTATTATTGAAAATAAAATTGATTTCGTAAGCAGGAGCAGATCCTTCCATATCCATATTGCAATCAGTTCCTGAAAACAGGCAGGTTAGGGAAATGCTTTGATTATTACGTTTGAGAAAAGAGGTGTTCCCGACTCTTTCCGACATGGAATCAAGTTGAAAATGCAGGCCGTCTCTTATTTGCTGTTTCACAATCACGCCGCAAATTAATGGTTATTTAGAATAGTTCTAAATAGTTGCGGTGGAAAGTTTATTGTGGAATTTTCAATTGTATAAATTCCATTTGATTTGAATTCGAATTGAATCGTTATTCTCCACGTTCATAATTCCACCTGAACAATTAATAAATACACACCTGATATTCCTACTTTAGCCGCTAAATTGAAAAAGAACCGCTCGTGAAAGTCAGTCTATTCATTCCGTGTTTTGTAGATCAGTTATATCCGCAAACCGCTTTTAACATGGTGAAAATTTTGGAAAAGGTGGGCTGTGATGTGCATTACAATCCTTCACAAACCTGTTGCGGTCAACCGGCGTTTAATGCTGGTTTCTGGAATGAGTCCCGAACGGTCTGCGAGAAATTCATCCACGATTTTTCGGATTATAATTATGTTGTAGCACCCAGTGGCAGTTGCGTGGGCTTTGTCCGTAATTTCTATTCCGATCTTTTTGATAATTCCGCTTTGCACAACGAATGCAAGCAATTGCAGAAGAACACATACGAATTCACCGAGTTCCTGGTGAAAGTGATGAATGTTACCGATCTGGGTGCTTCACTCAACGGTGTTGGAACCTATCACGATGCCTGCGGTGCATTGCGCGAATGCAAAATAAAGGAAGAGCCGCGCACACTGCTTGCGAATGTAAAAGGATTGCAACTCAATGAAATGACGGACTGCGAAACCTGTTGCGGATTCGGTGGCACTTTCGCGGTAAAATTCCCCGATATATCTGCGGCGATGGCAGAACAGAAAATGACCAACTCACTTGCCAGCGGTGCCGACTATATTATTTCCACCGATATCTCCTGCCTGATGCATGTGGATGGCTACATTAAAAAGCATAATGCATCGATTAAAACTATGCACATAGCTGATGTGCTGGCTTCCGGATGGTAATGGGAATTGAAGGCTTAACATATAAAGATTAAATCGCTGCTCCGCTTCTTTGCGCGCGTTTAATCCTTATATGTTAGCCGCATGTGCTACTGTCCGTCCGAAGATGTGTCGTTTCAAATTTGCAGTCATTTGGGTAGAGAGTTTGAAAGTTTATCCATTTCAAGAGGTTCGCAAAATTTCTCTGTCTGATATTCTAATTTTAGTCCGTTGAAAGCATCCTTTACTTTTTCTGAATTTGTCGGATGAATGATTTTGGAGTCGTTAAAATCGTAGCTGTCAAAATATGTCCCGAAGTTTTTAATAATTGTGCTGTATGGAACTATGCCAGCTTCTTTAACAGTCCTGAATAATTTTTTGTAGTCCTTTGTTACTAAAACATAGTCAACTGAGGGTAAAACAATTGGTAAATGTTCTGACCAAATTGTAAGTGAAATAGCTTCTCCTGTGTCTTTACGCTTCATAAAAAACACTTTTGGAACGAAGTAAGCATCTCCAAGTGTGTCTTGCATCTCATTTCTGCGGAAATTAAATTCCCATAATTTGTCAGACCTGTCAAGAGGAAAAAAACTAAAATTAAACTCGTTGAAGTGGTCTACACTCTGTCGCAAGTTTGTAATTGACCAGTTTTCAAAAAGTGTCGATGCGTCAACCTTCAATGGATTGTCAGGGTCGGTTTGCGATTGAGGATTTAGGATGAACAAATCAAGGTCAGTTACAAATTTGTCAACGAACTTGAAAGCCTCCAAGCCAAAGAAATTTGGTCGGAGAAAATTAAGATTGAATGTAAAATGTGTATTGTCAAAATCCTCAAAACTTTCATATAACTCAATTGCTTCGGGGTCGTCCTCTGGTTCGTTGTGATTGATAAAAAAGTAAACCCTTGTGTCTTCGTTATCAAAGAACCACTGATTACTTTCTTCTGTTGGTGTAACTAAATTCTTGGTTAAGTAATCACCAATTTCCTGTTCAGAAAGTTGTCGTCCCTTGCGTTTATAGAAGTATAAGTCGTAGCTCATAAATGGTCTTTCTGTTTCTTTTTTACTTGTCTCTTTGAGTTAGCACTGTCGTCAAAGCATTGCGGCTAACAAGTTAGTTAGTCGCCAGTAACACGAGGGTAGTCGCGAGGATAAAGCCGACTCCAAATCCGATTGCACCGCCCACCGCACCAAACAACCATTTCTTCTTTTCAGACTTCTTCACCATTTCCTGCACCTCAGTGAGGTTGGTTTGCGCAAGGCTTATGGAATGTTGGATGGAGTCGAGATTGGTATTGATGCTTTGTAGTTTTTTATTCGCATTGTTTACCAACAGCTTCGAAGAATCAGATAACTGATGGTAATAGATACCGAGTGTATCGAATTCTCTTCGTTGATCCTCCGCATGTTCTTTATAAATGGAAAGAAACTGATCAACCGAATCATAAAATGAAGAAAGACTGTTGCTTTGTTGCTGGTATTCCAGATAAGAAGCATGGAGCAAGTGGAAAGTTGCTTTGTTCAACAAGTATATGGTATCGCAAGAAACATTTATTGTTTCACCGGCCACCCGAAGCAAGGCCCTGTAAGAACTATCATTGCAGAAAGGGTCAGGCGTGTCCTGTGCTAATGAAGCGCGCGGAATGGCGAATAAAGAAAGCAACAGGAAGACAACCTTTTTAATTTGCATTAGAAAGCTGATAATGTGAAGTATCAATAATTATGACCGGCCAGGAAGTTCTTTTGTTTTGATTGAGTTGATTTTTAAAGACCTCATAGCTTTGCTGGGAAGCACTGATCTTTCTTAAAAAATCATTTTCCCGGCGGTTGCGGGAGGCTTCCAGCATTGACACGTTATAGTCATCTGCTTTAACGAGTTGTGCATAGGAGTCCACATCAGATTGAAGATTACTGATGAGTGTTTGTGAAGAATGAATACGTTCCTGTGCACTGTCAAGCATCACTTTGGTGGAATCAAGCTTTGCCATGATCTGTTTAATTCCGGGATCCTTTTTAAAATAATTCATAATAACTACACCAAGGATCACAATACCGCAGATAGTAAGAATCTTTTTAGTCCTTGAATCCATTCCAGCGCATTATGAAGGTGAATATAATTCATTATTCCAATAGTTATACGGGTCACATTTAAATTATGCGTGCGTTAAGATCTTACCACAAGCGTATCTGTCCGGGTAATTTTTTTGCATAAGAGCCTGATCAATATGCCTGATGTATTGTTGTATGGAAAAAAATAGATCGGCGATAAAATTAACGTTGCTACGTGACGATTTGAAATGGAAACAATTTTGGAGAATAAAAGAACATCCCCGCCGGGCTGTAATCATACCTGACTGCCCTGCTTCTTTCAGGATAGAAGTGTTGCATTCGTCAGAAATACTTATTGAGCATTATGGAGCAATAATTTTTCAACCCATATCTTCTCGCTTGTTTTTAACTGTATGAAATAGTAGCCGTTGACATTGTCAGGCAGTTGAAGTGTTTGTGTAAAAACAGGTGATGAGCTGAAAATAGATTGTGCTTTAACAGTTCTGCCATAAAGGTCAACCAGTCTCAACTGTGCTGCTTTGCCAGTCATTCCATAAATGAATAGTTGAATGGCTCCTGATTGATGATCAGTTAAAATATTGATCCACTGATCATTTTGTGAATCTCCGATGCCGGTAATGTCAATATAATCCGCAGTGGATATGGCACTGCAGCCCACACTATCGGTGATCTCAACGGAGTAGTATCCATTTTGTGAAACAATGTATTGCTGATCGGTGGCGCCGGGAATGATGATTGTGTTAAGGTACCATTGGTAGGCCACGGAAGCTGTGCTGGTTAGTGTATCACCTTGCTGGCTTATCAATGGAACAGTGGGTGTGGCATTTACGGTAACATATAAAACCGCAACAGAAGAATCAATTCCGTTCGTACCATACACTGTGAGTGTTGCTGCAAAAATTCCCGGTTCGCTGTAACAGATGTTGTCGGGATTTTGCAATGCAGAAGTGGCAGGTGTTCCGCCTTCAAACGTCCAATGCCAGGAGGCGGCATTCAATGACTGGTCTGTGAAATTGATGCATTGTTTTTCACAAACTGTTGATGTGGAAGTGTTGAACGAAGCAGTGATGAACGGAATGTAACCGCTGCATTCATTGATCAAAGTATCTGTTGCTCCTGTCGAAATACTGGTGCTGAAAGCGGAAGTGTTATCGTTTGCATCAGTTGCCGTTGCTGTTACATACCCACCGAAATTTCCTGATAAGGACCAGTTGCCGCTTGCATCAGCATTAGTGCTTGCAATGTAATCGGCGCCCTGGTTGGAAGGCGTGCCGGTGCATTGCGTTGGATTGGTGTTCTGACTTTTGAATATTTGAATATTTGCATTGGCGGCTGCTGTTCCTGATATCAACAAAGTATTTGCTGTAGTAATTGCAGGAGCTGCCATGTTGTTATTTCCATTATTGGCAAGGACAATAGCTCCATAAACATTGCAGACATAACTGTTGCCGCTAATCAGGTTATTCGGAGAATTATTCTTCACTTCTATTCCCCAGTAAAGATTGCCGGCGATTTTATTGAAGTCTGCAGCATTGGTTCCGCCAATAATATTGTATTGTGATCCATCTTCAATATCAATTCCACGATAGGAATTACCCTGACATTGAGTTTTAAGCGGACCGATAATATTCCCTTTAATCTCGTTATAACTGCTGCCACCTATTTGTAAACCATTGTATTGGTTGCAAGAAACATAGTTGAACAACACCTGCGTATAATCTGCACCATTTAATAGATCTATGCCATTGTAGTAGTTGCCTGCGCAAATATCGCCGGTAGCATCGGTGCCGATTTTGTTATAAGCAATCACACCGTTGTCACTTGCATCAATGGAAATACCGTAGTATTCATTATTTCGAACTACGTTTCCTTTTGTTGCCGCACCAATGATATAATTGTCGGCATTGGTGCCATGAACATAAATGCCGCGGCCGGAGAAATTCGCTATTTCCAAACCGTAGAGTTCGCAATCAGCTGCAGTAATTTCAATTCCGTTTCCACCGCCGGCACCTGTGCCATCCAGTATAATTACCGGAGCTCCCGCGTATCCGGGAGCAGTGGTTGCATCAATGCTGATCTGTTTATTTAATGCAGGTAATATTGAACCTGACGTATTAATGTTGATGGTGCCTGCCACACTGAAGTTAATGCTATGCGGACCAACGGTTTGATTAGCTTGTGTAATGCAATAGTAAAGAGTGCCGCTGTTGCCCGTGCCCGTATTCGAAGCAGCAAGTGAGTTGACATCATAGACTGTTGCATTTGCAGTATTAAAAAGAGTAGTGATGATTGCAACTGTAAAGAGCAGGGTAAGTATTTTTAGCATAGCGGATGAAAATTATGTTGGTAAAGAATTAGTAAATGTGAATTTACGAATTACTACTTAGCTAATGTAAGATGATCCGGACAGGCTTTTGCGCCAAGGCTCAAAGCTCGCAAAGAAAAAATGCGCAGCAGCAAGTTTGCAATCATTGCGCCTTTGCACGACTGATTAAAAAGCAGTTTTTTAGAAATCATTTCGCCAGTGTCAATGTGGTGTGCACCCTCCTGATATGCCTTACACTATGATTGATGTTAACTGATCACTAAAAAAAGTTTGCTTGTTTTGTTAATGAAAGAATATTCTTTGTCCCTGCCTTGCCACATGAAATCCGGATTGTTCCACTTCCTTTTGTGCCTGACTATTATTAATCAGTGCCGGATTGGTGTGATTAAGATGAATGAAATAGATTTTTGATTTTTCTTCTTTCGATAAATTTTCAAATAGCTTCATGCTTTCTTCTATGAATGGATGTGGTATTTCATTCATGTTGCGGCCTGCAATTTCCCCATCATGAAAAAAAGTACCATCAAGAAGGAGCAGGTCATTTTCTTTGATCAACTGAAGTATATCATGATTCCAGGTTGCCCATTTATCGATGTCGGGAATGAAGATCACCGATTTGTTTTGCAGTTGAATTTTGTAGCCTGCTGTCTCTGTAAATTCATGCCGGTGCGGAACGAGAAATGGTGTTACTGTAATTCTTTCATTCAAATGTATAGTGGAATCAGCTTTCAATTTATGCAATGCAATATTCTTTAGCTGCACCAGTAAACTCCAGGGTCCGTTGGTTTGAAGGAAGGAATTCATTTCTGGCATAGCATAAACTTTTACATTGGTTGCATTCATGCTTTCCCGTCCGAGGTACATCAGGCCTGTATAGTGACCGATGTGCGCATGCGTTAGAAAAATACCGTCTATCATATTTTCTGTGGATGCAATGCTGTCGAGCAAATGCAACTGGGCAGGAAAGTCAGGCGTACAATCAAACAAAAAACGCTGGTTGGAAACAGGATCCATCACAGCGATGCAGGAAACAAAATGCTTTTCTTCTGCACCACTGTAATATTTTTTGCAACACTCTTTTTTGCAATTGATATGCGGATAACCACCGTCTTGTGCATTGCCCAGAATCACGATGAATGGATTGGATTGGGTAGATTCAGCAGCGTGTTGACAGGAAGAAAGTGATAACAGGAAAGCGAAGCAGATAAGTTGGATTAGGAGCTTTTGCATGAAGGGTCATTGGGCATTGAGTCATTGGTCATTAGTTGAGTCATTGGCACATCGGCACATTGAAACATCGCCACATCAATACACTCGCACCTCAACTCCAACTTGTTAATCTAACACTATTAATTTCTTTCTAAAGTATTTGTCACCTGATCTTATTTCAACAAGATAGAAACCACTAGCAACAGGCTCCAGATTAATTTCTTTTTTCCAGAAATCATCGCCAGGAATTTCTTCAACTGAAAAAATGATCTGACCTATTGAATTATGGATCAGCAACGAAAGGGGTTTGCCTGGAAAAAGTCCTGTTAACTGAATGGTAAAAGTTCCAAAGCCGGGATTGGGAAAGATTGAAAGTGCTGCTTGCGAAGTTATTGCATCAATACCACTGATTAAAACTGTAACGCTCGCTGAATTTTTACACCCAAACTGATCGAACACATTTACGGTGTACAATCCTGATTGCGTAGCGGTGTATGACTGATTGGTAGCGCCTGCAATATCCACGAGGTTATATTGCCATTGATAACTGTCTGCCGCGCTGACAGTCAGTTCATAGCCATTTGCAATAATGGTTGGAGTGGATGGAGTAGGAGTAACAGTAATGTAATCGGTAAGTATCAATGTATCGTTACCGGTTGCATTGGTGGTGATAAGCGTTACATCAAAGCTGCCCGCCACACTGTAACAAATATTTTCAGGATTCATGATGCTGGAAGTGGAAGGACTGGCCCCTTCAAATATCCAATGCCATGCAATCGGATTGTTTTGAGAAACATCAAAAAAACTGATACAGAATTTTTCACAGATCAAGGTATCTGTAGCATTAATGGATACTACCGGATTGCATAAAGTATCGGTGATTACAATAGTGTCACTCACTGCACATGCTCCGTTCGAAGTGGTGACCCAATAACTTCCCGATGAATTAATTGTAATGGAGGAATCAGTTGCACCGGTCGACCAGAGATAGGCTGCGTCTGAACTTCCTGCGATCAGTATTAATGAGTCGCCATTGCAAAGTGTGGTATCATTTCCAAGATCAACAATATTTCCATTGCCGGTATTTTCGAATATGGAATAGCTGGTCCAGGTTCGGGTGTAAGCATCATACAACCAAATCATGTTGTTTGCATACGATAGTCTGAAACTCTGACTTGTAACTGCATTAGCAGGCAATTGTGAAGAGCCGGAATAGGCACCTGTCGTTTTATTAAAGAGCAGTATATTTTTGTTCACATAATCTTCAAGTGCAATTTCATTTCCAGAACAGCCTGTAAACACAATGCTGGTTGTATTGATATTGCTGAGGGGAACGGGCAAGCCGGTGAGTGCAAAGGAACCTAACAATGCATTGGTTGTTCTGTTAACTCTGTAAACAGCACCGTTGAAATAATAAATGATTTCATCCGCGCAGTAGTCATAATCACCACAAGATTGTGCATCAGGTTGATTTTGCCCGGTAAAAATGGAAGTGCCTGTATTAAGTGCATAACCATTTGCATTGAGATCGGGCGACCACAATCCAAAATTATAATAGCCATTGCCCTCCAACTGACTGGTGTTTGCATTCCACCACAATCCACGGAAATCAAAACCGGTATTTGATTGAAAAAGGGAAGCACCTGATGGATCAAATGTTTCTAACGGAAAACCTGAGTTGCCGGCAATCACGGTATAATAAATGTCAAGATTTGGGTTGTAAGCAATACCTGAGGCATTGGTTCCATCCGGAAGCACGTAAGTGTAAGAGATTTCTTCGATGGCGTTGGGAAGAATGATGCATTGCGAATGGCCATATTCACTGTTCACCAGTAGCAGCAACAATGAAATGCCAATGGAAGTCCTAAGTAATGATAAAGTAGGGAGATTGTCGAAGTGAGTCATTTTGAATGCAGTTGAATTCCGTAGTGGAGACTTTTTATGGGCTCATAAATCTATCACATTTGTTTGGAGTGGAATAGTTTCCTTTAATGAATAGGTTGATTTTCCTGATACCCTTCGATAGGCTCAGGGGACGTGTTGGGAAGCTTTATTTTAAAACCGGAACTAAGTCTGTTCCGCAAGTTCTTTGAGTTTTTTATTCATGAGATTAAAACCATTCAGTGTAGTATTATCCAGCATTTTGTTAAAAACAGGAACCAATACTCCTTTGAATTTTTCTCTTTGGATGAATAATGTTGTTCCATTTCCTTTATCAATGAGTTCAAAAATATGTTCACCATCGAACAATCCTTCAAACAATAAATGTCCCAGCCAACGGAATTCTTTGTTTTTTTCAAATGTAAGTACGACGGGTTTGAAAGTCATGCCTGATGCACCGGGCGGTTCAAGTCTTGCGATTATTTTTTTTCCGACTGCAATTTCTCCGCTGATGGATTTGATAAAAGGATTCCAGTTTGGATAATTTTTAAAGTCCGTTAGAATTTTCCAGACTTTTTGAGGTGTTGCATTGATCAGGATTTCTGTTTTGATTTCTTTGGCCATGGTGGAAAATTGAATGGTTTATAATGTTTGGATTGTTTGATGAAGCAAAGGTGAGCATGTTTCATCAAGAGGCGCTTGACATTTATCAAGAAATCAGGACAGCTTTTTTTTCCTTATCCTGCTGAATGTTTCCGGTGTCATGCCCAGCATAGAGGCAATATATTGCAACGGTACCTGGTTAAAGATTTCGCTGTTGTGTTCAAAGAAAAAGCGGTAACGTTCTTCCGCAGTCATAGACAAATGGGAGAAAATGCGATCCTCCAGAATGGTGAAACAACGGGCGATAAATAATTTTTCCAGCTCATGCCATTTCGGAATGAGGTTGCCGATATGGTTATAGTCTTCCTTTGAGATGGTAAATAATTCTGAATCTGATAAAGTCTGAATAGTCCAGCGTGCCGGCGTGTTAAAAATAAAACTGGAAAGATCTGTTACAAAATATCCTTTCGTGGAAATCCATTGGGTAACTTCTTTTTCCTGTGTTGACACATAAATTCTCAGCAAACCAGATTTTACAAAGCTTAATTTGTTACAACGTGCGCCTGTTTTCAGAAAATAGTCATCCTTCTTTAAATATTTTGGCCTGAAGAGAGAACCGATTTGTTTAAGGTCGGATTTGTTGATTCCGAAATAGGACTGGATATATTGTTCGAGTTCGGTCAATACTGTTTATTGTTTAATAATTTTTACAGTGGAAGCCTGACTGCCGTAAACCACTTTAAGGAAGTAGGTGCCAGCGGGAATCGTATCAAAGTTAATTTTTATCAAATCATCCTCAGCACAAAGATGTTCATTGATGAGATGTTGACCCAGGATATTAATAAGCGTGTATTCAGTTATCTCCCTCTTATCCTTAAATAATGTGATAGTCATCGACCCATTCATAATGGGATTGGGAAATGCATGTATCCAATTTTCGGTTTTTAATTGCTGAATACCTATTGCCGCAGTATCCAAAACCACAAACGATCCCATCATCCCATCATCTTCATGGTGTAACAAGTGACAGTGGTACATATAGGGAATGGAGTCATCGGCAAAATCTGAAAACTTCATGATGATATTTACTGTTTGCATCGGCATTACGAGCACCACATCTTTCTTTCCATCTTAATCTCACCACCTGCGAAGGTGCATCGAGATACAAGGATTGATAAGTGATGCATCGGATATTGCGACGCAAATGCATTAAACGATTATCACATTTTTGGATTATCAGTAGGCCTGGATTGCTGCTCCTTGTAGATCATTTTCAAAATGTTACTGCCGATCTCTGCTACGCCATTTGCTGAATTGGATAGGACAACAACACCGATATTACTTTCCCTGATAAAACCAATGTAAGAAGAGCACCCACTGGTAGTGCCTTGTTGCCAAATCATATTCACTTTGCTGTTAACAGCAACCGGAGAAAGAATCCATGCAAGAGCTGAATAAGATCCATGTAATTTCTTTACATCTGGTATAGCGACTCGTGGGTTCTGGGTATTCAACAATGAGGCTTGAATGGCGGAGTGATGGAGAACTAAGTTTTCCTTCAGAAATAGCAACAGGTCTGTTACATTGGAGTGAAGTCCGATGGCGGGGATCATCGCGTCAAATATTCCCGGAGGTACTATTTTGCCCTTTTGATCGTGACCAACTAACATTTTCGATTGCTGTATGGTTGTTGGTGTTATAAATGTATGCTGAAGCATTAGCGGCTCGAGCACTTCCTGCTGTAATATCGATTCATAAGTTGTTCCTTCTTTCCAGGCTAACCCATTACCCAACATAGCGATTCCCAGCGGTGAAAACTTATAGACAAGACCAGTAGGATAGCTTGTGCGGTAGTTGTTCAGGAAACTGTACAAGTTGGTTAATGAATAACCTTCGAACGGATTGGAACTTTTCAAACTTGCTTTCAGGTTGCCGGGATAAACCGGTAAACCTGAAGTATTCGTGGCCAGATCGCAAAGCAACATGTGCTTCGGATGGTATGAAGGATCAGCAAAGCAATAATACACAGTATGGTGGTCATTCTCTGAATTAACAGGATGCTGATCAGCAGGTTTGCAGATGATTTCTTCATATACAGGAATCATTACACTTTCGGGAAAGTAATTTTGCACAGGGTCATTCAGATCAATTTTATGATCTGATTCCAAAACAGCTAAAAGGGAAGTCGTAAAAACCGAAGTGATAGTTCCCAGTTCAAATACAGAAGATGAGTCAGGTTTTACACCATTTCCCTTTTCCGTTTCTCCGTATACATATATCTGTTCTCCCGATGCAGTCACCAAACCAATCACCAATGCATGGTTTCCTTTTTCATTTGCATAAGGCAATGCAATTTTATCGATTGACTGTTGTAAATTATCCTGGCTAAAGACGAAACCAAAGGAAAATAGAAAAGGTAAAATCAGTATTGATTTCATGGCATCGCTTTTTTTATTTTATTAATTTGCTGTGTAAAGGGTGTGGCAGGTAAGGATCCTGATTCATGATGCTGCAATTTCAATACAATAGAAAAGTAAAGATTGTACGCCAGGTTATCCGGATGTTATTTCTTCATCTATTCTCAAACCGTCCTGTTTTTTCTTTGATCTCAATTCTAAAAATTATGGTCTTGTAAGCACCTGTATCATTCTGATGTGCCTCCGCCAATTCCGCAGGTGGACTGATTGATTCTCCAGTCGCAATCGGCTGTAAACGCGCAACCAGTTTCTGTAGGCCTTCTTTCTTATCCTCGCCTTTCAATTCTTCATATTTACCCCACATAATTACAGACTCCCAATTCGCCGGATTTTCCGTTTGGTCTACTTCAAAACAAACAAGTGGATTCATTCGCATCATCTGAATTTTCCTGCCTTCTTTTGAATGCGCATAAATATATTTGCCATCATAAGCGTATGCCACAGGAACTATATAGGAAATTCCGTTTGCGCTGCAACCAATACGCCCGATAAATTGCCGGTTAAGTAATATTTCAATCTGATTGGGACTTAATTCAC includes these proteins:
- a CDS encoding T9SS type A sorting domain-containing protein; translated protein: MTHFDNLPTLSLLRTSIGISLLLLLVNSEYGHSQCIILPNAIEEISYTYVLPDGTNASGIAYNPNLDIYYTVIAGNSGFPLETFDPSGASLFQSNTGFDFRGLWWNANTSQLEGNGYYNFGLWSPDLNANGYALNTGTSIFTGQNQPDAQSCGDYDYCADEIIYYFNGAVYRVNRTTNALLGSFALTGLPVPLSNINTTSIVFTGCSGNEIALEDYVNKNILLFNKTTGAYSGSSQLPANAVTSQSFRLSYANNMIWLYDAYTRTWTSYSIFENTGNGNIVDLGNDTTLCNGDSLILIAGSSDAAYLWSTGATDSSITINSSGSYWVTTSNGACAVSDTIVITDTLCNPVVSINATDTLICEKFCISFFDVSQNNPIAWHWIFEGASPSTSSIMNPENICYSVAGSFDVTLITTNATGNDTLILTDYITVTPTPSTPTIIANGYELTVSAADSYQWQYNLVDIAGATNQSYTATQSGLYTVNVFDQFGCKNSASVTVLISGIDAITSQAALSIFPNPGFGTFTIQLTGLFPGKPLSLLIHNSIGQIIFSVEEIPGDDFWKKEINLEPVASGFYLVEIRSGDKYFRKKLIVLD
- a CDS encoding SRPBCC domain-containing protein, giving the protein MAKEIKTEILINATPQKVWKILTDFKNYPNWNPFIKSISGEIAVGKKIIARLEPPGASGMTFKPVVLTFEKNKEFRWLGHLLFEGLFDGEHIFELIDKGNGTTLFIQREKFKGVLVPVFNKMLDNTTLNGFNLMNKKLKELAEQT
- a CDS encoding Crp/Fnr family transcriptional regulator; amino-acid sequence: MTELEQYIQSYFGINKSDLKQIGSLFRPKYLKKDDYFLKTGARCNKLSFVKSGLLRIYVSTQEKEVTQWISTKGYFVTDLSSFIFNTPARWTIQTLSDSELFTISKEDYNHIGNLIPKWHELEKLFIARCFTILEDRIFSHLSMTAEERYRFFFEHNSEIFNQVPLQYIASMLGMTPETFSRIRKKKLS
- a CDS encoding T9SS type A sorting domain-containing protein, translated to MPMQTVNIIMKFSDFADDSIPYMYHCHLLHHEDDGMMGSFVVLDTAAIGIQQLKTENWIHAFPNPIMNGSMTITLFKDKREITEYTLINILGQHLINEHLCAEDDLIKINFDTIPAGTYFLKVVYGSQASTVKIIKQ
- a CDS encoding serine hydrolase; the encoded protein is MKSILILPFLFSFGFVFSQDNLQQSIDKIALPYANEKGNHALVIGLVTASGEQIYVYGETEKGNGVKPDSSSVFELGTITSVFTTSLLAVLESDHKIDLNDPVQNYFPESVMIPVYEEIICKPADQHPVNSENDHHTVYYCFADPSYHPKHMLLCDLATNTSGLPVYPGNLKASLKSSNPFEGYSLTNLYSFLNNYRTSYPTGLVYKFSPLGIAMLGNGLAWKEGTTYESILQQEVLEPLMLQHTFITPTTIQQSKMLVGHDQKGKIVPPGIFDAMIPAIGLHSNVTDLLLFLKENLVLHHSAIQASLLNTQNPRVAIPDVKKLHGSYSALAWILSPVAVNSKVNMIWQQGTTSGCSSYIGFIRESNIGVVVLSNSANGVAEIGSNILKMIYKEQQSRPTDNPKM
- a CDS encoding pyridoxamine 5'-phosphate oxidase family protein, with amino-acid sequence MLGELSPNQIEILLNRQFIGRIGCSANGISYIVPVAYAYDGKYIYAHSKEGRKIQMMRMNPLVCFEVDQTENPANWESVIMWGKYEELKGEDKKEGLQKLVARLQPIATGESISPPAELAEAHQNDTGAYKTIIFRIEIKEKTGRFENR